The following are from one region of the Erwinia sp. SLM-02 genome:
- a CDS encoding polyketide cyclase, whose protein sequence is MLSSHTLSIAIPRNWVDLYETIWKPEFFPKWASGLSQTPLEQDGNVWRGKGPLGAVKVRFTEHNPFCIMDHYVDTGLSKEIFVPMRIVANGAGSQVLITVFRQPLLSDERFAQELEMVKQDLQTLHTLLTT, encoded by the coding sequence ATGCTGTCCTCACATACCCTTAGCATCGCTATTCCCCGTAACTGGGTCGATTTATATGAAACTATCTGGAAACCGGAATTCTTTCCTAAATGGGCATCCGGCCTGAGCCAGACACCGCTGGAGCAGGATGGTAACGTCTGGCGCGGAAAAGGCCCGCTGGGCGCGGTGAAAGTGCGTTTTACCGAACACAATCCGTTCTGCATTATGGATCACTACGTGGATACCGGCCTCAGCAAAGAGATCTTCGTACCGATGCGCATTGTCGCTAACGGTGCCGGTTCACAGGTGCTGATTACGGTGTTCCGCCAGCCGCTGCTCTCTGATGAACGTTTTGCTCAGGAGCTGGAGATGGTAAAACAGGACCTGCAGACGCTGCATACCCTGCTGACCACCTGA
- a CDS encoding zinc-binding alcohol dehydrogenase family protein has product MTTMNTLVCLEPKQMAYQTRNKPQPAAGEALLKIISAGICGTDIHAWGGNQPFFSYPRVLGHELCGEVVELGEGVSGWKVGQRAAVIPYLSCEQCSACLSGKTNCCENISVIGVHQDGGFCDYLSVPVKNLLSAEGIDPDAAALVEPFAISAHAVRRAAAEPGSNLLVVGAGPIGLGVAAIAHASGANVVVADTSEFRRQHVEQNLKLVALDAAADDFPQQLRNQFNGQLPSTVIDATGNAAAMNGAVRLMAHGGTLVFVGLHKGDIQIPDPEFHKKETTLMGSRNATRQDFERVASLMADGKITAEMMLNQRFEFAALAEIFEQQVINNRGLIKGVIRF; this is encoded by the coding sequence ATGACAACGATGAATACGCTGGTGTGTCTGGAGCCAAAACAGATGGCTTACCAGACGCGTAACAAACCGCAGCCCGCTGCGGGTGAAGCGCTGCTGAAAATTATCAGCGCCGGAATTTGCGGCACCGATATTCACGCGTGGGGCGGCAATCAGCCGTTTTTCAGCTATCCACGCGTGCTGGGACATGAACTCTGCGGCGAAGTGGTCGAGCTGGGCGAAGGCGTCAGCGGCTGGAAAGTCGGCCAGCGTGCGGCGGTGATCCCGTACCTCTCCTGCGAACAGTGTTCAGCCTGTCTGAGCGGCAAAACCAACTGCTGTGAAAATATCTCGGTGATCGGCGTGCACCAGGACGGCGGCTTCTGCGACTACCTCAGCGTACCGGTGAAAAACCTGCTGTCGGCAGAGGGCATTGACCCTGATGCGGCCGCGCTGGTTGAACCTTTTGCCATCAGCGCACATGCGGTCCGCCGTGCGGCCGCTGAGCCGGGCAGTAATCTGCTGGTGGTGGGTGCCGGCCCGATCGGGCTGGGCGTTGCCGCCATTGCTCACGCCTCGGGCGCTAACGTGGTGGTGGCGGATACCAGCGAGTTCCGCCGGCAGCACGTGGAGCAGAACCTCAAGCTGGTGGCGCTGGATGCGGCGGCGGACGATTTCCCGCAGCAGCTGCGTAATCAGTTCAACGGCCAGCTGCCGTCAACGGTGATTGATGCCACCGGTAACGCGGCGGCGATGAACGGCGCGGTGCGTCTGATGGCCCACGGCGGCACGCTGGTGTTCGTCGGCCTGCACAAGGGTGATATTCAGATCCCTGATCCGGAATTCCACAAAAAAGAAACCACGCTGATGGGCAGCCGCAACGCCACTCGTCAGGACTTCGAGCGGGTTGCCAGCCTGATGGCCGACGGAAAAATTACCGCAGAGATGATGCTCAACCAGCGCTTTGAGTTTGCCGCGCTGGCGGAGATTTTCGAACAGCAGGTGATCAACAACCGTGGGCTGATCAAAGGCGTTATCCGCTTCTGA
- the kdpC gene encoding potassium-transporting ATPase subunit KdpC — MSQCRPALFLLLILTLIVGVFYPLLTTGLAQWWFPHQAIGSPIEQGGEIRGSALIGQNFSQPGYFQGRPSAAGDAPYNPLASSGSNLAASNPALDQALEQRVAALRAANPQAVGPIPVDLLTASGSGLDPAISPQAARWQAPRIAATRQLPLGVVQKLIEQQIHTPVPAFIGDPTVNVLALNLALDAM; from the coding sequence ATGAGTCAATGTCGCCCTGCACTGTTTTTACTGTTAATACTGACGCTGATTGTCGGCGTGTTTTATCCTTTACTGACCACCGGGCTGGCACAGTGGTGGTTCCCGCATCAGGCCATCGGTTCGCCGATCGAGCAGGGGGGTGAAATCCGCGGCTCCGCGCTGATTGGGCAGAACTTCAGCCAGCCGGGCTACTTCCAGGGGCGTCCTTCGGCCGCCGGCGATGCACCCTATAATCCGCTGGCCTCTTCCGGCAGCAACCTGGCGGCAAGCAACCCGGCGCTTGACCAGGCGCTGGAACAGCGTGTTGCGGCGCTGCGTGCGGCCAACCCGCAGGCCGTCGGACCGATACCGGTGGATCTGCTGACCGCGTCCGGCAGCGGGCTTGACCCGGCGATTTCACCGCAGGCGGCGCGCTGGCAGGCTCCCCGCATTGCCGCCACGAGGCAGCTGCCGCTGGGCGTGGTGCAGAAGCTGATTGAGCAGCAGATCCACACGCCGGTGCCGGCGTTTATCGGCGATCCAACGGTCAACGTGCTGGCGCTGAATCTGGCGCTGGATGCGATGTAA
- a CDS encoding nucleoside hydrolase, which produces MQKIIFDTDIGVDDAFALAYAAKSTDILGITTVFGNVPVEQAVKNARLFSQKIGLDVPIYRGSSRPLACAATPPALQVHGQDGLGGVFDNPCSGEADNAINFIINSVRQHPGLITLVAIGPLTNIATAINQAPDIVEKVAQLVIMGGAFGTLGHGGNVTPFAEFNIWKDPHAADQVLSSPLNIVVLPLDVTHQVQISGEDIRSLNRPELEAISRSYLQYSLEKEGFEGMALHDTLTIAWLNHPELFGVTESPVRVVTEGISRGQTLRRLHPLASRDDPFAAAGIQKLCLAVDSERVKAHFLAALRD; this is translated from the coding sequence ATGCAGAAAATTATTTTTGATACCGATATCGGCGTGGATGACGCCTTCGCGCTGGCCTATGCGGCGAAAAGCACCGACATCCTCGGCATTACCACCGTATTCGGCAACGTGCCGGTGGAGCAGGCGGTCAAAAACGCCCGCCTGTTCAGCCAGAAAATCGGCCTCGATGTGCCGATTTATCGCGGCAGCTCGCGCCCGCTGGCCTGTGCAGCTACCCCACCCGCGCTTCAGGTGCACGGTCAGGACGGCCTCGGCGGCGTTTTTGATAACCCGTGCAGCGGTGAAGCGGATAACGCCATTAACTTTATTATCAACAGCGTTCGCCAGCATCCCGGGCTAATCACGCTGGTCGCTATCGGGCCGCTGACCAATATCGCCACTGCCATTAATCAGGCGCCGGATATTGTGGAGAAGGTGGCGCAGCTGGTGATTATGGGCGGCGCTTTCGGCACCCTGGGCCACGGCGGCAACGTTACGCCGTTTGCCGAATTCAATATCTGGAAAGATCCGCACGCGGCGGATCAGGTACTCAGCTCACCGCTGAACATCGTGGTGCTGCCGCTGGATGTGACCCATCAGGTGCAGATTAGCGGTGAAGACATTCGCAGCCTGAACCGGCCGGAGCTGGAGGCGATTTCCCGCAGCTACCTGCAGTACAGTCTGGAGAAAGAAGGGTTCGAAGGGATGGCGCTGCACGATACGCTGACTATTGCCTGGCTGAATCATCCCGAGCTGTTTGGCGTGACCGAATCACCGGTGAGGGTGGTAACGGAAGGGATTTCGCGCGGCCAGACGCTGCGCCGGCTGCATCCGCTGGCGTCACGCGATGACCCGTTTGCCGCTGCCGGCATCCAGAAACTGTGCCTGGCGGTGGACAGCGAACGGGTCAAAGCGCATTTCCTGGCGGCGCTACGCGACTGA
- the kdpB gene encoding potassium-transporting ATPase subunit KdpB, whose product MSRNQQALFDGALIGVALLDALKKLDPRVQVRNPVMFVVWLGSVVTTLLAIAMAAGQTPGEVSFTAAISLWLWFTVLFANFAEALAEGRSKAQANSLKGVTKTSFAKKLSEARYGASHQPVAADSLRKGDWVLVEAGDIIPCDGEVLSGGASVDESAITGESAPVIRESGGDFSSVTGGTRILSDWLVVQCSVNPGETFLDRMIAMVEGATRRKTPNEIALTILLVALTIVFLLATATLYPFSAWGGSTVSITVLVALLVCLIPTTIGGLLSAIGVAGMSRMLAANVIATSGRAVEAAGDVDVLMLDKTGTITLGNRQATQFLPAPGVTAEQLADAAQLASLADETPEGRSIVVLAKQKFNLRERDLSSMDATFIPFSAQTRMSGVNVQQRAVRKGAVDAVRRHIDSNGGHFPAEVNGLVEQVARAGGTPLVVCDGAKVMGVVELKDIVKGGIKERFAEMRKMGIKTIMITGDNPLTAAAIAAEAGVDDFLSEATPEAKLALIRQYQAEGRLVAMTGDGTNDAPALAQADVAVAMNSGTQAAKEAGNMVDLDSNPTKLLEVVHIGKQMLMTRGSLTTFSIANDVAKYFAIIPAAFAVTYPQLNMLNVMHLHSPASAMLSAVIFNALIIVFLIPLALKGVSYRPLSAAALLRRNLWLYGVGGLLVPFAGIKLIDMLLTVTGLA is encoded by the coding sequence ATGAGTCGGAATCAACAGGCGCTGTTTGACGGCGCACTGATCGGCGTGGCGCTGCTTGATGCGCTGAAGAAGCTGGACCCGCGCGTACAGGTGCGTAACCCGGTGATGTTTGTGGTGTGGCTGGGCAGCGTCGTCACTACGCTGCTGGCGATAGCCATGGCGGCAGGGCAAACCCCGGGGGAGGTGAGCTTCACCGCCGCCATCTCCCTGTGGCTGTGGTTCACCGTGCTGTTTGCCAACTTTGCCGAAGCGCTGGCGGAAGGGCGCAGCAAGGCGCAGGCCAACAGCCTGAAAGGCGTGACCAAAACCAGCTTTGCCAAAAAGCTCAGCGAGGCGCGCTACGGGGCCAGCCATCAACCGGTGGCGGCGGACAGCCTGCGCAAAGGCGACTGGGTGCTGGTGGAAGCCGGGGACATTATCCCCTGCGACGGCGAAGTGCTGTCCGGCGGCGCGTCGGTGGATGAAAGCGCGATCACCGGGGAGTCTGCACCGGTGATCCGCGAATCCGGCGGGGATTTTTCCTCGGTGACCGGCGGGACGCGCATCCTCTCCGACTGGCTGGTGGTCCAGTGCAGCGTGAATCCGGGGGAAACCTTCCTCGATCGGATGATCGCCATGGTGGAAGGTGCAACGCGCCGTAAAACGCCGAACGAGATTGCCCTGACCATTCTGCTGGTGGCGCTGACTATCGTCTTCCTGCTGGCCACCGCAACGCTGTATCCGTTCTCCGCCTGGGGCGGCAGCACGGTCAGCATTACCGTGCTGGTGGCGCTGCTGGTCTGCCTGATCCCTACCACCATCGGCGGCCTGCTGTCGGCGATCGGCGTGGCGGGCATGAGCCGCATGCTGGCGGCCAACGTTATTGCCACCAGCGGCCGTGCGGTCGAGGCGGCGGGTGACGTTGACGTGCTGATGCTGGATAAAACCGGCACCATCACCCTCGGCAACCGTCAGGCCACGCAGTTCCTGCCCGCACCGGGCGTCACGGCGGAACAGCTGGCCGATGCGGCGCAGCTGGCCTCGCTGGCCGATGAAACCCCGGAAGGGCGCAGTATCGTGGTGCTGGCGAAGCAGAAATTTAACCTGCGCGAACGCGATCTGAGCAGCATGGACGCCACCTTTATTCCGTTCTCGGCGCAGACGCGCATGAGCGGGGTGAACGTGCAGCAGCGTGCGGTGCGCAAAGGCGCGGTGGATGCGGTACGCCGCCATATCGACAGCAACGGCGGCCACTTCCCGGCGGAAGTCAACGGCCTGGTGGAGCAGGTGGCGCGGGCGGGCGGTACGCCGCTGGTAGTGTGCGACGGCGCAAAAGTGATGGGCGTGGTGGAGCTGAAGGACATCGTCAAAGGCGGCATCAAAGAACGCTTCGCCGAAATGCGCAAAATGGGCATTAAAACCATCATGATCACCGGCGATAACCCGCTGACCGCCGCCGCCATCGCCGCCGAAGCCGGGGTGGATGACTTCCTCTCGGAAGCCACGCCGGAAGCCAAGCTGGCGCTGATCCGCCAGTACCAGGCGGAAGGCCGGCTGGTGGCGATGACCGGCGACGGCACCAACGATGCCCCGGCGCTGGCGCAGGCCGACGTTGCCGTGGCGATGAACTCCGGTACCCAGGCGGCGAAAGAGGCGGGGAACATGGTCGATCTGGACTCCAACCCGACCAAGCTGCTGGAAGTGGTGCATATCGGCAAGCAGATGCTGATGACCCGCGGTTCGCTGACCACCTTCAGCATCGCCAACGACGTGGCGAAGTATTTTGCCATCATCCCGGCGGCCTTTGCGGTGACTTATCCGCAGCTGAATATGCTCAACGTGATGCACCTGCATTCCCCCGCCTCGGCGATGCTGTCGGCGGTGATCTTTAATGCGCTGATTATCGTGTTTCTGATCCCGCTGGCGCTGAAGGGCGTGAGCTATCGTCCGCTGAGCGCGGCGGCGCTGCTGCGCCGTAACCTGTGGCTGTACGGCGTGGGCGGGCTGCTGGTGCCGTTCGCCGGTATTAAGCTTATCGATATGCTGCTGACCGTGACCGGTCTGGCGTAA
- a CDS encoding DMT family transporter: MRQGDMGRLLLLAAIWGASFLFMRVATPVFGSLNTAFLRVFFGFLGLLALLLILRVKFTFNGKALPAMLLGIINSAVPFVMYCLAAKWLPAGYSAILNATTPLMGVLIGGLLFSEQFTLRKLGGVVLGLSGIVLLTTTGSLALTHDVLLGIAACLVATACYAIAGFLTKKWIGDRGGLDAKLVALGSQLGATLFMLPIFITSVAVQPAVDWQHPGVWLCVLALGLVCTAWAYILFFRLIADIGPLKTLTVTFLIPPFGVLWGYLFLGETISSGFIGGGLVIIVAVWLVTGSVKPKAQIKDVSLK; this comes from the coding sequence GTGAGACAAGGGGATATGGGTCGTTTACTGCTGCTTGCCGCCATCTGGGGCGCCAGCTTCCTGTTTATGCGCGTTGCCACGCCGGTTTTTGGTTCCCTGAATACCGCTTTTCTGCGCGTTTTCTTTGGTTTCCTTGGCCTGCTCGCGCTGCTGCTGATCCTGCGGGTGAAGTTTACCTTCAACGGCAAAGCGCTGCCGGCGATGCTGCTGGGGATCATTAACTCCGCCGTGCCGTTTGTGATGTACTGCCTGGCGGCGAAGTGGCTGCCTGCCGGCTATTCCGCCATCCTCAACGCCACCACACCGCTGATGGGCGTGCTGATCGGCGGCCTGCTGTTCAGCGAACAGTTTACGCTGCGTAAGCTGGGCGGTGTGGTGCTGGGGTTATCGGGGATTGTGCTGCTGACCACCACCGGCAGCCTCGCGCTGACCCACGATGTGCTGTTGGGCATCGCCGCCTGCCTGGTGGCCACCGCCTGCTACGCGATAGCCGGGTTCCTCACCAAAAAATGGATTGGCGATCGCGGCGGGCTGGATGCCAAACTGGTGGCGCTCGGCAGCCAGCTGGGAGCCACCCTCTTTATGCTGCCGATCTTTATCACCTCCGTTGCCGTCCAGCCCGCGGTGGACTGGCAGCATCCCGGGGTCTGGCTGTGCGTGCTGGCGCTGGGGCTGGTATGCACCGCCTGGGCCTATATCCTGTTCTTCCGCCTGATTGCCGATATCGGCCCGCTGAAAACCCTCACCGTCACCTTCCTGATCCCGCCTTTTGGCGTGCTGTGGGGCTATCTGTTCCTCGGCGAGACCATTTCCAGCGGCTTTATCGGCGGCGGGCTGGTGATTATCGTGGCGGTGTGGCTGGTGACCGGCAGCGTAAAGCCGAAAGCGCAGATTAAGGATGTCTCGCTGAAGTGA
- the kdpF gene encoding K(+)-transporting ATPase subunit F, with protein MSAAVIAGIVLVFALLGYLIYALLNAEEF; from the coding sequence GTGAGCGCTGCTGTTATAGCCGGCATTGTGCTGGTGTTTGCCCTGTTGGGTTATCTGATTTATGCCCTGCTTAACGCGGAGGAGTTCTGA
- the kdpA gene encoding potassium-transporting ATPase subunit KdpA has translation MAASAFLLIGCYMVLLLVLARPLGRGLAWLIADRPVPGFSTAERLLWRVSGVAPGGMNWQRYLLAILLFNALGLVLLFVMLLNQGHLPLNPQGLPGLSWHLALNTAVSFVTNTNWQSYAGESTLSYFSQMVGLTVQNFLSAATGIAVAFALIRGFAHRALDELGNAWRDITRITLFVLLPLSLLMALFLVSQGVLQNLNGYVELTTLEGAKQVLPMGPVASQEAIKMLGTNGGGFFNANSAHPFENPTALSNFVQMLAIFLIPAALCFAFGDVLRDRRQGHTLLWAMSLMFIAAVAVVMWAELQGNPHFLTLGADSAANMEGKETRFGILNSSLFAVITTAASCGAVNAMHDSFTALGGMVPMWLMQIGEVVFGGVGAGLYGMLLFVLLAVFIAGLMIGRSPEYLGKKIDVWEMKMTALAILVTPTLVLLGSALAMMTDAGRSAMLNPGTHGFSEVLYAVSSAANNNGSAFGGLSANTPFWNLLLAFCMLVGRFGIIIPVLAIAGSLARKKIQPQGNGTLPTHGALFIALLIGTVLLVGALTFIPALALGPVAEHLHMLSR, from the coding sequence ATGGCTGCCTCCGCCTTTTTACTGATCGGCTGTTACATGGTGCTGCTGCTGGTGCTTGCCCGTCCGCTGGGTCGCGGGCTGGCGTGGCTGATTGCAGACCGCCCCGTGCCGGGCTTTTCCACTGCCGAGCGCCTGCTGTGGCGGGTAAGCGGCGTTGCGCCGGGCGGAATGAACTGGCAGCGCTATCTGCTGGCGATCCTGCTGTTTAACGCCCTTGGGCTGGTGCTGCTGTTTGTGATGCTGCTTAACCAGGGCCACCTGCCGCTCAATCCGCAGGGGTTACCGGGGCTGAGCTGGCATCTGGCGCTGAACACCGCGGTCAGCTTCGTCACCAACACCAACTGGCAGTCCTACGCCGGGGAAAGCACCCTCAGCTATTTCAGCCAGATGGTCGGCTTAACCGTGCAGAACTTCCTCTCTGCCGCCACCGGTATCGCCGTGGCCTTCGCGCTGATCCGGGGCTTTGCCCACCGCGCGCTGGACGAGCTGGGCAACGCCTGGCGCGATATCACCCGCATCACCCTCTTCGTGCTGCTGCCGCTTTCCCTGCTGATGGCGCTGTTCCTGGTCAGCCAGGGCGTGCTGCAAAACCTGAACGGCTACGTGGAACTGACCACGCTGGAGGGCGCAAAACAGGTGCTGCCGATGGGGCCGGTGGCCTCGCAGGAGGCGATCAAAATGCTGGGCACTAACGGCGGCGGCTTCTTTAACGCCAACTCCGCGCATCCGTTTGAAAACCCCACCGCGCTGAGTAATTTCGTGCAGATGCTGGCGATCTTCCTGATCCCGGCAGCGCTGTGCTTTGCCTTTGGCGACGTGCTCCGCGACCGGCGTCAGGGCCATACGCTGCTGTGGGCGATGTCGCTGATGTTTATCGCCGCCGTGGCGGTGGTGATGTGGGCGGAGCTACAGGGTAACCCGCATTTCCTGACGCTGGGGGCCGATAGCGCCGCCAATATGGAAGGGAAAGAGACGCGGTTTGGCATCCTCAACTCCAGCCTGTTTGCGGTAATCACCACCGCCGCCTCCTGCGGTGCGGTGAACGCGATGCACGACTCCTTTACCGCGCTGGGCGGCATGGTGCCGATGTGGCTGATGCAGATCGGTGAGGTGGTGTTTGGCGGCGTGGGCGCGGGGCTGTACGGCATGCTGCTGTTCGTGCTGCTGGCGGTGTTTATCGCCGGGCTGATGATCGGTCGCTCTCCGGAGTACCTCGGCAAAAAAATCGACGTATGGGAAATGAAAATGACCGCGCTGGCGATCCTGGTGACGCCGACGCTGGTGCTGCTGGGCAGCGCGCTGGCGATGATGACCGATGCCGGCCGCAGCGCGATGCTGAACCCCGGCACCCACGGCTTCTCCGAAGTGCTGTACGCGGTGTCATCCGCGGCCAACAACAACGGCAGCGCCTTCGGTGGCCTCAGTGCCAACACGCCGTTCTGGAACCTGCTGCTGGCGTTCTGCATGCTGGTCGGCCGCTTCGGCATCATCATCCCGGTGCTGGCCATTGCCGGTTCCCTGGCGCGGAAGAAAATCCAGCCGCAGGGCAATGGCACCCTGCCGACCCACGGCGCGCTGTTTATTGCCCTGCTGATTGGCACCGTGCTGCTGGTGGGCGCGCTGACCTTTATCCCGGCACTGGCCCTGGGTCCGGTGGCGGAACATCTGCACATGCTCAGTCGTTAA
- a CDS encoding GntR family transcriptional regulator, with the protein MSRTQNLRHNVVNQMLEAIAQQHIPSPLPPQAALAEMFNISRTTVRHSLDHLQQCGVLEKVNGSWVIARQPDEADGFAATLPGTEAQANLVEQAFFQMINQRELMAGDSFSELQLAQAVGVSPLAAREFLLRFCRYGLIENVRRGHWLMKKFDQEYAEKLFELREMLEIHALKRFINLPADDPRWIAARDLLSRHRQMRDTIATSYRNFSQLDREMHKLILSAANNPFFDQSLEVISVIFHFHYLWDESDLKQRNIVALEEHLAILTALVSRNDVEAIIEFHRHLITAKESMQRSIRQYRG; encoded by the coding sequence ATGAGCCGAACGCAGAATCTTCGTCATAACGTCGTGAATCAGATGCTGGAAGCCATCGCTCAGCAGCACATTCCGTCACCGCTGCCGCCCCAGGCCGCACTGGCGGAGATGTTTAATATCAGCCGTACCACCGTGCGCCATTCGCTGGACCATTTACAGCAGTGCGGCGTGCTGGAAAAGGTCAACGGCAGCTGGGTGATCGCCCGTCAGCCCGACGAGGCGGACGGCTTCGCCGCCACGCTGCCGGGAACGGAGGCGCAGGCAAATCTGGTAGAACAGGCGTTTTTTCAGATGATTAACCAGCGCGAGCTGATGGCCGGCGACAGCTTTTCCGAGCTGCAGCTGGCGCAGGCGGTTGGCGTCAGCCCGCTGGCGGCGCGGGAGTTTCTGCTGCGCTTCTGCCGCTACGGGCTGATTGAAAACGTGCGGCGCGGCCACTGGCTGATGAAAAAATTCGACCAGGAGTACGCGGAAAAACTGTTCGAGCTGCGCGAGATGCTGGAGATCCACGCCCTTAAGCGCTTTATCAATTTGCCCGCCGACGACCCGCGCTGGATTGCCGCCCGCGACCTGCTCAGCCGTCACCGCCAGATGCGCGACACCATCGCCACCAGCTATCGCAACTTTTCCCAGCTGGACCGCGAGATGCACAAGCTTATCCTCTCTGCGGCCAATAATCCCTTTTTCGATCAGTCGCTTGAAGTGATTTCGGTCATTTTCCACTTCCACTATCTGTGGGATGAAAGCGACCTTAAGCAGCGGAATATCGTGGCGCTGGAGGAGCATCTGGCGATCCTCACCGCGCTGGTCAGCCGTAATGACGTTGAGGCCATCATCGAATTTCACCGCCATCTGATCACCGCCAAGGAGTCAATGCAGCGTTCAATCCGCCAGTATCGCGGGTGA